From Deinococcus aquaticus, one genomic window encodes:
- a CDS encoding NAD(P)H-dependent glycerol-3-phosphate dehydrogenase, translated as MSARGLPVQGLPVLSLPVLGAGGWGTALAVNAARNGPVTLWARREAFAAELDRERVNAEYLPGVTLPANLRVTPDLAGAVAGAAFALVVVPSVGVPDLLAELPRELGVVLCAKGLAPDGGQLTVLARRLGFGRVAVLSGPNHAEEVGRGLPAATVVASRDAAFAQEVQAALMTPALRVYTSPDETGVELGGVLKNVVALAAGMVDGLRLGDNAKAALITRGLREMDRYLRAVGGQEDTVYGLSGLGDLVTTATSRHSRNRAAGEAIALGEHPGQGGKVVEGLRTAGLLDAWAQVQGVDLPIVRAVAQVAAGRWTPQAALTELMTRDAKPERHD; from the coding sequence GTGAGCGCGCGGGGCCTGCCAGTACAGGGCCTGCCGGTGCTGAGTCTGCCGGTACTGGGCGCGGGCGGCTGGGGCACGGCGCTGGCGGTGAACGCGGCGCGCAACGGCCCGGTGACCCTGTGGGCGCGGCGTGAGGCGTTCGCGGCCGAACTGGACCGCGAGCGGGTGAACGCGGAGTACCTGCCGGGCGTGACCCTGCCCGCGAACCTGCGGGTCACGCCGGACCTCGCGGGCGCGGTGGCGGGGGCGGCGTTCGCGCTGGTGGTCGTGCCGAGCGTGGGCGTGCCCGACCTGCTGGCCGAACTGCCGCGTGAGCTGGGCGTGGTGCTGTGCGCCAAGGGCCTGGCACCGGATGGGGGTCAGTTGACGGTCCTGGCGCGCCGCCTGGGTTTCGGGCGGGTGGCGGTTCTGAGCGGCCCGAATCACGCCGAGGAGGTCGGGCGGGGCCTGCCGGCCGCGACGGTCGTCGCCAGCCGGGACGCGGCCTTCGCGCAGGAGGTGCAGGCGGCCCTGATGACCCCGGCGCTGCGGGTGTACACCAGTCCCGATGAGACGGGCGTGGAACTGGGCGGCGTGCTGAAGAACGTGGTGGCGCTCGCGGCGGGCATGGTGGACGGCCTGCGACTGGGCGACAACGCCAAGGCGGCCCTGATCACGCGCGGCCTGCGCGAGATGGACCGGTATCTGCGCGCCGTGGGCGGCCAGGAGGACACGGTCTACGGCCTGAGCGGTCTGGGGGATCTGGTCACGACCGCCACTAGCCGCCACAGCCGGAACCGTGCGGCGGGCGAGGCGATCGCGCTGGGCGAGCACCCCGGTCAGGGTGGGAAGGTCGTGGAGGGCCTGCGCACGGCGGGCCTGCTGGACGCCTGGGCGCAGGTGCAGGGCGTGGATCTGCCGATCGTACGGGCGGTCGCGCAGGTCGCGGCGGGCCGCTGGACGCCGCAGGCGGCCCTGACGGAACTGATGACGCGGGACGCGAAACCCGAACGGCACGACTGA
- a CDS encoding class I SAM-dependent DNA methyltransferase, giving the protein MQRQPFTALAAVYDAIMADVEYDHWADFVLTFARDGGLDGSGGALDLACGTGGFTRELRAAGLDVTGLDFSEEMLREARTRLPGVPFVQGDLRSFALPERFSLVTCVFDSLNNLLTPEDLGAALGQARAHLRPGGLFAFDVNTRLGVRELWEGDAIEGLAPMADGGEVHYHWSHHHDAEADLGVVQAFCRVGELEFVETHRERGYDPADLEPLLVAAGFARWEIVEYPDYAPPEPDAPRVWVFAWAEGE; this is encoded by the coding sequence ATGCAGAGGCAGCCGTTTACAGCGTTGGCCGCCGTGTACGACGCGATCATGGCGGATGTGGAGTACGACCACTGGGCGGACTTCGTGCTGACGTTCGCGCGGGACGGTGGCCTGGATGGGTCGGGGGGTGCGCTGGATCTGGCGTGCGGCACGGGCGGGTTCACGCGGGAGTTACGCGCGGCGGGTCTGGATGTGACGGGCCTGGATTTCAGTGAGGAGATGCTGCGCGAGGCGCGCACACGGTTGCCGGGGGTGCCGTTCGTGCAGGGTGACCTGCGGTCGTTCGCGCTCCCAGAGCGGTTCTCGCTGGTGACGTGCGTGTTCGACAGCCTGAACAACCTGCTGACACCGGAGGACCTGGGAGCGGCGTTGGGGCAGGCACGGGCGCATCTGCGGCCCGGCGGGCTGTTCGCGTTCGACGTGAACACGCGCCTGGGCGTGCGGGAGTTGTGGGAGGGAGACGCGATCGAGGGTCTGGCGCCCATGGCGGACGGCGGCGAGGTGCATTACCACTGGTCGCATCATCATGATGCGGAGGCGGACCTGGGGGTGGTGCAGGCGTTCTGCCGGGTGGGTGAACTGGAGTTCGTGGAGACGCACCGGGAGCGCGGGTACGACCCGGCGGACCTGGAACCGCTGCTGGTGGCGGCGGGGTTCGCGCGGTGGGAGATCGTGGAGTACCCGGATTACGCGCCGCCGGAACCGGACGCGCCGCGCGTGTGGGTATTCGCGTGGGCGGAGGGCGAGTGA
- a CDS encoding DUF1802 family protein, translated as MSAALSALKEWDAQSRLLTQGTLSLLIRKGGIMETHDGFEVEHRSFLLYPTFLHQNPAELQLQYQSLLRDDPQPGVIEFPALAEVVAVHKVEFLDSALKLEPLQALTGAAIERRFQYRNRPWVHALLLRVRPLLGPLVLPESAGMLGCVSWVPLGNVTVRAGDPVVPEDVLEARRLELEQLLA; from the coding sequence ATGTCTGCTGCTCTGTCTGCCCTGAAAGAATGGGACGCCCAATCCCGGCTCCTTACCCAAGGCACTCTCTCGCTACTGATCCGCAAAGGTGGGATCATGGAAACGCATGACGGTTTCGAGGTAGAGCATCGGTCGTTCCTGTTGTATCCGACCTTTCTGCACCAGAATCCGGCGGAGCTTCAACTTCAGTATCAATCGCTGCTACGCGATGACCCGCAGCCGGGCGTGATTGAGTTTCCGGCGTTGGCGGAGGTGGTGGCGGTGCATAAGGTCGAGTTCCTGGACAGCGCCCTCAAGTTGGAGCCTTTGCAGGCGTTAACGGGCGCGGCGATCGAGCGGCGCTTTCAGTACCGGAACCGTCCATGGGTACATGCGTTGCTGTTGCGGGTGCGGCCTCTGCTGGGGCCGCTGGTCCTGCCGGAGTCGGCGGGCATGCTGGGGTGCGTGAGCTGGGTGCCGCTGGGCAACGTGACGGTGCGGGCTGGGGACCCGGTGGTGCCGGAAGACGTGCTGGAAGCGCGGCGACTGGAGCTGGAGCAGTTGCTGGCATGA
- a CDS encoding type II secretion system protein, giving the protein MTNQQAGFTLIELLIVIAIIGVLAAVLVPNALAARNKGHDGVAGSYGKHMLGYATSWLTNDPSNKTADLPADCADALYVQEGASVQWPQSVVTCEVLQVGADGYAVKVKSLSGHEFTFSN; this is encoded by the coding sequence ATGACCAATCAACAAGCGGGTTTTACTCTGATAGAGCTACTTATCGTCATTGCCATCATCGGTGTGCTGGCGGCCGTGCTTGTGCCCAATGCGTTGGCCGCGCGGAACAAGGGGCATGATGGTGTGGCCGGAAGTTACGGCAAGCACATGCTGGGGTACGCCACTTCCTGGCTGACGAACGACCCGTCGAACAAGACGGCGGATCTTCCAGCCGATTGCGCCGACGCTCTGTACGTTCAGGAAGGTGCTTCTGTCCAGTGGCCTCAGTCGGTGGTGACCTGCGAGGTTCTTCAGGTCGGTGCTGACGGTTACGCCGTGAAGGTCAAGTCGCTATCCGGGCATGAGTTCACATTCAGCAATTGA
- a CDS encoding type IV pilin protein: MKNNTQGFTLIELLIVIAIIGILAAVLIPNLLSARSKANESAAQSFIRNTVTAVETNRDTVSGKLTNGGYSAAGVKATPAVITAYAPSTGSVQTCTSAQGKDVTELPAGIATCTISTGGQDNYVVNLAMDNGGLFAYDGSTVKKVTAAVSAP, from the coding sequence ATGAAAAACAACACCCAGGGCTTCACCCTCATCGAGCTGCTCATCGTCATCGCCATCATCGGTATTCTGGCCGCCGTCCTGATCCCCAACCTGCTCAGCGCCCGTAGCAAGGCTAACGAAAGCGCTGCTCAGAGCTTCATTCGCAACACTGTGACGGCAGTCGAAACGAACCGTGACACTGTGAGCGGCAAGCTGACCAACGGGGGCTATAGCGCTGCCGGGGTTAAGGCCACTCCTGCTGTCATCACTGCATACGCGCCCTCCACCGGTAGCGTCCAGACGTGCACCTCCGCGCAAGGCAAGGACGTTACCGAACTGCCCGCTGGTATCGCAACTTGCACCATTAGCACGGGTGGTCAGGACAACTACGTTGTGAACCTCGCGATGGACAACGGTGGCCTGTTCGCCTACGACGGTTCGACGGTCAAGAAAGTGACTGCTGCTGTCTCTGCCCCCTGA
- the dnaB gene encoding replicative DNA helicase, translated as MELTPRVPPHSNDAEISVLGSILLDNDTLNQLGDSVAPEMFYREGHRKIFTAMRTLQERGEPVDLVTLSEDLRVKGQLDEVGGLTYLIGLSDQVPTAAYAEHYARIVQEKHTLRALISASGKAMQLAYEGQLPLEDLLDRAEKMIFEVAEQKQKGEAYQAMNEVVTETFEYITLLHQNKGIPDGVSSGFRDLDEQISGLQKGSLNVLAARPSMGKTAFALSIAQNVALRGEKAVAVFSLEMPAVQLALRMLCSEARVDMNRIRSGQLNERDFERLAHAAGRLADAPMIIDDEADLTLNGLRSKLRRIAAQHGQLGLVVIDYLQLMSGGKSSGGSDNRQQEISTISRGLKSLAREMEVPIIVLSQLSRAVEQRPNHRPMLSDLRESGAIEQDADIVMFIYRDEYYNKETDQQGIAEIIIGKQRNGPVGTVKLQFHSSHVRFNDLAPEGV; from the coding sequence TTGGAACTCACGCCGCGCGTTCCGCCGCACAGTAACGACGCTGAAATCAGCGTGCTGGGCAGCATTCTGCTCGATAACGACACTTTGAATCAGCTGGGGGATTCGGTGGCTCCGGAGATGTTCTACCGTGAGGGGCACCGCAAGATCTTCACGGCTATGCGGACCCTGCAGGAGCGGGGTGAGCCGGTGGATCTCGTGACGCTCAGCGAGGACCTGCGTGTAAAGGGGCAGCTGGATGAGGTGGGTGGCCTGACGTACCTGATCGGTCTGTCGGATCAGGTGCCTACCGCCGCGTACGCGGAGCATTACGCGCGCATCGTGCAGGAGAAACACACGCTGCGCGCGCTGATCAGCGCGTCCGGGAAGGCCATGCAACTGGCCTACGAGGGGCAGTTGCCGCTGGAGGACCTGCTGGACCGCGCGGAGAAGATGATCTTCGAGGTGGCCGAGCAGAAACAGAAGGGCGAGGCGTACCAGGCGATGAACGAGGTCGTCACGGAGACGTTCGAGTACATCACGTTGTTGCATCAGAACAAGGGCATTCCGGACGGCGTGAGCAGCGGTTTCCGTGACCTGGACGAGCAGATCAGCGGATTGCAGAAGGGCAGTCTGAACGTGCTGGCGGCGCGGCCCTCGATGGGGAAGACGGCGTTCGCGCTGTCGATCGCGCAGAACGTGGCGCTGCGGGGTGAGAAGGCGGTCGCGGTGTTCAGTCTGGAAATGCCGGCAGTGCAGCTGGCGCTGCGCATGCTGTGCAGTGAGGCGCGGGTGGACATGAACCGCATCCGCAGTGGGCAGCTGAACGAGCGGGATTTCGAGCGGCTGGCGCACGCGGCGGGTCGTCTGGCGGACGCGCCGATGATCATTGACGATGAGGCGGACCTGACGCTGAACGGTCTGCGCAGCAAGCTCCGGCGGATCGCGGCGCAGCACGGTCAGCTGGGGCTGGTGGTGATCGATTACCTGCAGTTGATGTCGGGCGGCAAGAGCAGCGGCGGCAGTGATAACCGGCAGCAGGAGATCAGTACCATCTCGCGTGGTCTGAAGAGTCTGGCGCGTGAGATGGAAGTGCCGATCATCGTGCTGTCGCAGCTGTCGCGCGCGGTCGAGCAGCGTCCGAATCACCGGCCCATGCTGTCGGACCTGCGTGAGTCGGGTGCGATCGAGCAGGACGCGGATATCGTGATGTTCATCTACCGCGACGAGTACTACAACAAGGAAACGGATCAGCAGGGCATCGCGGAAATCATTATCGGGAAGCAGCGCAACGGGCCGGTCGGCACGGTGAAGTTGCAGTTTCACAGTTCGCACGTACGGTTCAATGATCTTGCGCCGGAGGGAGTGTAA
- a CDS encoding NUDIX hydrolase → MAEDQAKAAGQAGGQRRRRRRRGGSAPAQPRPGQVTNTTAVPTPAAPSKRGQKRPLADPRIGVGCIVLRGDEILLVRERGRWSLPKGGLESGELVQDGARRETFEETGLVVELRDLAFIVEFQAVTWGHHLQFFYTGREVGGKLEPRDPDRDVQEARFVPIRQLREFIRFRPRLVALETWLRERRPRHFVFNLDKEPAMLRKRRRVGDPLPGARGQEPEFSDEPDL, encoded by the coding sequence ATGGCGGAGGATCAGGCGAAAGCGGCAGGTCAGGCGGGCGGGCAGCGCAGACGCAGGCGGCGGCGGGGTGGCAGTGCGCCCGCGCAGCCCCGGCCGGGTCAGGTGACGAACACCACCGCCGTGCCCACGCCGGCCGCGCCGAGCAAGCGCGGGCAGAAGCGGCCGCTGGCGGACCCGCGCATCGGGGTGGGCTGCATCGTGCTGCGCGGCGACGAGATTCTGCTGGTGCGAGAGCGGGGCCGCTGGTCGCTGCCCAAGGGCGGCCTGGAGTCCGGTGAGCTGGTGCAGGACGGTGCGCGCCGCGAGACGTTCGAGGAGACAGGACTGGTCGTGGAGTTGCGGGATCTGGCGTTCATCGTGGAGTTTCAGGCGGTGACGTGGGGGCATCACCTGCAGTTCTTCTACACGGGGCGCGAGGTGGGCGGGAAGCTGGAGCCGCGCGACCCGGACCGGGACGTGCAGGAGGCGCGCTTCGTGCCGATCCGGCAGTTGCGGGAGTTCATCCGGTTCCGGCCGCGTCTGGTGGCGCTGGAGACGTGGTTGCGTGAGCGCCGGCCCCGGCATTTCGTGTTCAACTTGGATAAGGAACCGGCGATGCTGCGTAAGAGGCGCCGGGTGGGCGATCCGCTGCCGGGCGCGCGTGGTCAGGAACCTGAGTTCAGTGACGAGCCTGACCTGTAG
- a CDS encoding SDR family NAD(P)-dependent oxidoreductase has product MTQPFNPTPRPGHLSEVLAGQVIAVTGADQGYGRTISAALASAGASVVLIGANSETLATAASHLEHTGGHAIPIKADVGVPLDWLSAQNRILEIFGALHGIVHLADKRSHSEFTSLSENEWMDLFNCNLKSTVGIAQIVRRRLPGTWLTIIGPHLDERGLQAHPQRGALRGLVEQAHTEDLRLNLLLPSRASSSDDTLDAPLSNAVLALAAPGMKHLRGNVMDVPMPPIPKIRALDAYPL; this is encoded by the coding sequence ATGACGCAGCCGTTCAACCCGACCCCCCGCCCGGGCCACCTGAGCGAAGTCCTGGCCGGTCAGGTGATCGCCGTGACCGGCGCCGACCAGGGGTACGGCCGCACCATCAGCGCCGCCCTGGCCAGCGCCGGAGCCAGTGTCGTCCTGATCGGAGCGAACAGCGAGACCCTCGCCACCGCCGCCAGTCACCTCGAGCACACGGGCGGGCACGCCATTCCCATCAAGGCCGACGTGGGCGTTCCCCTCGACTGGCTCAGCGCGCAGAACCGCATCCTGGAAATCTTCGGCGCGCTGCACGGCATCGTGCACCTGGCCGACAAACGCTCGCACAGCGAATTCACGTCGCTCAGCGAGAACGAATGGATGGACCTGTTCAACTGCAACCTCAAAAGCACCGTGGGCATCGCGCAGATCGTGCGCCGCCGCCTGCCCGGCACGTGGCTGACCATCATCGGCCCGCACCTCGACGAGCGCGGCCTGCAGGCCCACCCGCAACGCGGCGCGCTGCGCGGACTGGTCGAACAGGCCCACACCGAGGATCTGCGCCTGAACCTGCTGCTGCCCAGCCGCGCCAGCAGCAGCGACGACACCCTGGACGCCCCACTCTCGAACGCCGTGCTGGCCCTGGCCGCGCCCGGCATGAAACACCTGCGCGGCAACGTCATGGACGTGCCCATGCCGCCCATTCCGAAAATCCGCGCGCTGGACGCCTACCCGCTGTGA
- the nrdR gene encoding transcriptional regulator NrdR: MRCPYCSAPDSKVVNSRPSDDGASIRRRRECLNCARRFTTYERAQLEPLMVAKRSGPREAFNPDKLLRGLTLASEKRPVDPAALRAFAYSFEDEVQTAEIPATEIGRRAMTFLRPLDDVAYIRFASVYRDFDQEFPQARE; this comes from the coding sequence GTGAGGTGCCCGTACTGCTCCGCTCCGGACAGCAAGGTCGTGAACTCCCGGCCCAGTGACGACGGGGCCAGCATCCGCCGCCGCCGCGAGTGCCTGAACTGCGCGCGGCGCTTCACGACCTACGAACGCGCGCAACTCGAACCGCTGATGGTCGCCAAACGCAGCGGCCCCCGCGAGGCGTTCAACCCCGACAAGCTCCTGCGCGGCCTGACCCTCGCCAGCGAGAAACGCCCGGTCGATCCGGCCGCGCTGCGCGCCTTCGCGTACTCCTTCGAGGACGAGGTGCAGACCGCCGAGATTCCCGCCACCGAGATCGGCCGCCGCGCCATGACCTTCCTGCGCCCCCTGGACGACGTGGCGTACATTCGCTTCGCGAGCGTGTACCGCGACTTCGACCAAGAGTTTCCACAGGCGAGGGAATAG
- a CDS encoding transposase, with product MPRIPSLPHSIITAQLNRVTSLSGLIPYSTLCKSAISKEMARDSFASTEDFKRRARNAPEGAFLAIDFVMVPHAGRTMEGVNYHYSGQAQTRLGHQFTSAALVRFGEDPVPLLERFKVSQALHTERYPYRTATQEMIHVVQDCLAAGVPMAGLLLDGEFGRDAAVTFSREHQIPVLIRAKANMTVQFEGEGLTLGALSRQFPPERCHLYAEFGWRVRRLSVTREVGGFDVLIVWRKVHGEWTRFFLFSTFGGDVTVRSLLRAWKARWGIEVIHRFFKQNLGLGRCHCRTIQAQENWVWCVVEAFHAVLRVRREVPGMTWRAAQRQAAQNAEKYVLTGMEQDGPLLDAA from the coding sequence ATGCCTCGCATCCCCAGCCTACCGCACAGCATCATCACCGCTCAGCTGAACCGGGTCACCAGCCTCAGTGGCCTCATCCCCTACAGCACCCTGTGTAAAAGTGCCATCTCCAAAGAGATGGCGCGGGACTCCTTCGCCTCCACGGAGGACTTCAAGCGTCGAGCCAGGAACGCGCCGGAGGGCGCGTTCCTGGCCATTGATTTCGTCATGGTGCCCCACGCCGGACGGACGATGGAAGGCGTGAACTACCACTACAGCGGTCAGGCCCAGACCCGTCTGGGCCATCAGTTCACCTCCGCGGCCCTGGTCAGGTTCGGTGAAGATCCAGTTCCGTTGCTGGAGCGCTTCAAGGTTTCCCAGGCCCTGCATACAGAGCGCTATCCTTACCGTACAGCGACTCAGGAAATGATCCACGTCGTCCAGGATTGCCTCGCGGCGGGCGTCCCCATGGCGGGTCTCCTCCTGGATGGGGAGTTCGGGCGGGACGCGGCTGTGACCTTCAGTCGCGAGCATCAGATTCCGGTATTGATCCGTGCCAAAGCCAATATGACCGTGCAGTTCGAGGGTGAGGGACTCACCCTCGGTGCGCTGAGTCGGCAGTTCCCTCCAGAACGCTGCCACCTGTACGCGGAGTTCGGGTGGCGTGTCCGTCGATTGTCGGTCACCCGTGAGGTCGGTGGGTTCGATGTCCTGATCGTGTGGCGCAAGGTGCACGGGGAGTGGACACGGTTTTTCCTGTTCAGCACGTTTGGTGGTGACGTCACGGTTCGCTCACTGCTGCGGGCCTGGAAGGCCCGCTGGGGAATTGAGGTGATTCACCGGTTCTTCAAGCAGAACCTGGGACTGGGACGCTGTCATTGCCGGACGATCCAGGCGCAGGAGAACTGGGTGTGGTGCGTGGTGGAGGCCTTTCACGCGGTGTTACGGGTGCGTAGGGAAGTACCGGGAATGACGTGGCGGGCCGCACAACGGCAGGCAGCTCAGAATGCCGAAAAGTACGTCCTGACCGGGATGGAGCAGGACGGCCCCCTGCTTGACGCCGCGTGA
- a CDS encoding 1-acyl-sn-glycerol-3-phosphate acyltransferase encodes MSSPLWPGQQHSLGSRLAARLLRAAGWTALLATPPGPKFIAAAAPHTSNADFWPGLFWKWSTRIPLHFVAKRELFRFPIGVFMRAVGGMPLDRRRAGGNFVDAVVSVIDREREIIMLVAPEGTRSGGQYWKTGFYFMALKAGIPIGVTILDWQHRRVGVIGYVTPTGDIEADFAEIRALLSGVRGRRPENEIEAYPRPADLSGSERPGRAPL; translated from the coding sequence ATGTCTTCTCCCCTGTGGCCCGGTCAGCAGCATTCTCTCGGTTCCCGTCTGGCCGCCCGGCTGCTGCGCGCAGCAGGCTGGACGGCGCTGCTGGCCACGCCGCCCGGACCAAAGTTCATAGCGGCGGCCGCGCCGCACACCAGTAACGCCGACTTCTGGCCAGGTCTGTTCTGGAAGTGGTCGACCCGCATTCCGCTGCATTTCGTGGCGAAGCGCGAGCTGTTCCGCTTTCCCATAGGCGTGTTCATGCGGGCCGTGGGCGGCATGCCCCTGGATCGCCGCCGCGCCGGCGGGAACTTCGTGGATGCGGTGGTCAGCGTGATCGACCGTGAACGCGAGATCATCATGCTGGTCGCGCCGGAAGGTACCCGCAGCGGCGGGCAGTACTGGAAGACCGGCTTTTACTTCATGGCCCTCAAGGCGGGCATTCCCATCGGCGTGACTATTCTGGACTGGCAGCACCGGCGGGTGGGCGTGATCGGGTACGTGACGCCCACCGGGGATATCGAGGCGGATTTCGCGGAGATCCGCGCGTTACTCAGCGGCGTGCGCGGCCGCAGACCCGAGAATGAGATCGAGGCCTACCCGCGTCCCGCCGACCTGAGCGGCAGCGAACGGCCGGGCCGCGCTCCCCTCTGA
- a CDS encoding EVE domain-containing protein produces MRFWLLKSEPDVFGFPDLVRVRREPWNGVRNYQARNFLRDMREGDLCLFYHSNARPPGVVGVARVCREAYADDLQFDPASAYFDPKSGVDAPRWSMVDVEPVVAFPGVVPLDALRLMPEWEGSPLTGRGSRLSVVPVEAGAFWATLDAAGLDFGDLSGLS; encoded by the coding sequence ATGCGTTTCTGGTTACTCAAGTCCGAGCCGGATGTGTTCGGTTTTCCTGATCTGGTGCGGGTGCGGCGCGAGCCGTGGAATGGCGTGCGGAACTATCAGGCGCGGAATTTCCTGCGTGACATGCGCGAGGGGGATCTGTGCCTGTTCTACCACTCGAATGCGCGGCCGCCGGGCGTGGTGGGCGTGGCGCGGGTCTGCCGGGAGGCGTACGCGGACGACCTTCAGTTTGATCCGGCGAGTGCGTACTTCGATCCGAAGTCAGGTGTGGACGCGCCGCGCTGGAGCATGGTGGATGTGGAGCCGGTGGTGGCGTTTCCGGGTGTGGTGCCGCTGGATGCGCTGCGGTTGATGCCCGAGTGGGAGGGTTCGCCGCTGACGGGTCGGGGGTCGCGTCTGAGTGTGGTGCCGGTGGAGGCTGGGGCGTTCTGGGCGACGCTGGACGCCGCTGGCCTGGATTTCGGGGACCTGTCGGGGTTGTCGTGA
- a CDS encoding permease prefix domain 1-containing protein, which yields MTRRLRRPRRPLSADAYIHHATRGLPRAERLDAAAELRAHLTERMQEHQAHGFSPEEAEYLAVRGMGDPQPVNRGLLGHAFTHRAGWFTLAALLMGGLGWTAYREWLPPREGAQFGPMNQRDINALFSDTSAPRGTYQAVTLTYPRGTKAVLYVTVSTADQRYGPEQVSLFSKDLVNDEEQNFRGRIPGSYRYQERALLITQDVTCDGQEHSRIFMTGFGLPSPFWNSGIEITSGPRGGGFIEGACSNPAVRLHQIRERLNSVPPTTVTRTVRPSGENGVLSLHQPLRLNEWRVLYRLRVDPEADPNTYSPMPTGPASPKARGTYVAVMPLDHVPNNADGYSWGGMTVGFKGQKPIPLPPLVTGTPGG from the coding sequence GTGACCCGCCGCCTGCGCCGCCCCCGCCGGCCCCTGAGCGCCGACGCGTACATCCACCACGCCACGCGCGGCCTGCCCAGAGCCGAACGCCTGGACGCCGCCGCCGAACTCCGCGCGCACCTGACCGAACGCATGCAGGAGCATCAGGCGCACGGATTCTCGCCTGAGGAAGCCGAGTACCTCGCCGTGCGCGGCATGGGCGACCCGCAGCCCGTCAACCGGGGCCTGCTGGGACACGCCTTCACGCACCGCGCCGGGTGGTTCACGCTGGCCGCGTTGCTCATGGGCGGCCTGGGCTGGACTGCGTACCGCGAGTGGCTGCCCCCACGCGAAGGCGCGCAGTTCGGTCCGATGAATCAGCGGGACATCAACGCGCTGTTCAGTGACACCAGCGCCCCACGCGGCACGTATCAGGCGGTCACGCTGACCTACCCGCGCGGCACGAAAGCCGTGCTGTACGTGACGGTCTCCACGGCGGACCAGAGGTACGGGCCTGAGCAGGTCAGTCTGTTCAGCAAGGACCTCGTGAACGACGAGGAACAGAACTTCCGGGGCCGTATTCCCGGCAGTTACCGCTACCAGGAACGCGCGCTGCTGATCACGCAGGACGTCACGTGCGATGGTCAGGAACACAGCCGGATCTTCATGACGGGTTTCGGCCTGCCGTCGCCGTTCTGGAACTCGGGGATCGAAATCACCTCCGGTCCAAGGGGAGGGGGATTCATCGAGGGAGCCTGCAGTAACCCCGCCGTCCGCCTGCATCAGATCAGGGAGCGGCTGAACAGCGTGCCTCCCACGACCGTGACGCGCACCGTGCGCCCCAGCGGCGAGAATGGCGTGCTGAGCTTGCACCAGCCTCTGCGGTTGAACGAGTGGCGGGTGCTGTACCGGCTGCGTGTGGACCCCGAGGCCGATCCGAACACCTACTCGCCGATGCCCACGGGTCCAGCCAGCCCGAAGGCGCGGGGAACGTACGTGGCGGTCATGCCGCTGGATCACGTCCCGAACAATGCGGACGGCTACAGCTGGGGCGGGATGACGGTCGGCTTCAAGGGCCAGAAACCCATTCCGCTGCCGCCGCTGGTGACGGGCACGCCCGGCGGGTGA
- a CDS encoding PadR family transcriptional regulator — protein MNPLKSGTLDLALLAALQDQPRYGLDILRHVNDRSGGLFDLREGSLYPALHRLVKAGWIESDWQPSDRGGAPRKVYRLTENGREALHTKRQEWQTLRGALDALLIRALLIRTPTRRSA, from the coding sequence ATGAATCCACTGAAATCCGGCACGCTCGACCTCGCCCTGCTCGCCGCCCTTCAGGACCAGCCCCGCTACGGGCTGGACATCCTGCGGCACGTCAACGACCGCAGCGGCGGCCTGTTCGACCTGCGCGAGGGCAGCCTCTACCCCGCCCTGCACCGCCTCGTGAAAGCCGGGTGGATCGAGAGCGACTGGCAACCCAGCGACCGGGGCGGCGCCCCCCGCAAGGTTTACCGCCTCACTGAAAATGGCCGCGAGGCCCTGCACACCAAACGCCAGGAATGGCAGACGCTGCGCGGCGCGCTGGACGCCCTGCTGATCCGCGCCCTGCTGATCCGCACCCCCACCCGGCGGTCCGCGTGA